A section of the Lynx canadensis isolate LIC74 chromosome A1, mLynCan4.pri.v2, whole genome shotgun sequence genome encodes:
- the RNF6 gene encoding E3 ubiquitin-protein ligase RNF6, whose amino-acid sequence MNPSRSRSDDGSEEASSQDHNHRESERRWQQERLHREEAYYQFINELNDEDYRLMRDHNLLGTPGEITSEELQQRLDGVKEQRASQPDLRSGTDTRDSEVPRESSNEDSLLEWLNTFRRTGNATRSGQNGNQTWRAVSRTNPNSGEFRFSLEIHINHESREIEIHGEDQTGIPLSDFGRDRTTNRQQRSASPVARRTRSQTSMNHSGSSSNIPRTRLGSRGQNSAEGSFSTLGRLRNGIGGAVGVPRTRAPRADFGSHANQLGGSELRQREGQRFGAAHVWENGARTNVTVRNTNQRLEPIRLRSAFSSRSRSPIQRQSGTVYRNSQRESRPLQQNVRRSVRRRGITRVFLEQDRERRGTAYAPFSNSRLVSRITVEEGEESSRSSTATRRHPTITLDLQVRRIRPGENRDRDSIASRTRSRVGLAENTVTIESNSGGFRRTISRLERSGVQTYVSTITVPLRRISENELVEPSSVALRSILRQIMTGFGELSSLMEAESESEVPRHGQHLPERHSDLSTVGAVNDISQHSEGSSQNRRAREDSSEMRGGNETPQPPARNSDSRGGRQSRNSNNLVETGTLPILRLAHFFLLNEGDDEDHIRGLTKEQIDNLSTRNYEHSSIDSDLGKICSVCISDYVTGNKLRQLPCMHEFHIHCIDRWLSENCTCPICRQPVLGSSIANNG is encoded by the exons ATGAATCCGTCTAGATCGAGATCGGACGATGGTAGTGAAGAAGCCTCATCTCAAGACCATAATCATCGTGAAAGTGAGAGAAGATGGCAGCAAGAGCGTCTCCACAGAGAAGAAGCctattaccagtttattaatGAACTCAATGATGAAGATTACAGGCTAATGAGAGACCACAATCTTTTAGGCACCCCTG gAGAAATAACATCAGAAGAACTACAGCAGCGATTAGATGGAGTCAAGGAACAAAGAGCATCTCAGCCTGACTTGAGAAGTGGGACAGATACCAGAG ACTCAGAAGTCCCTAGAGAAAGTTCAAACGAAGATTCTCTGCTAGAATGGTTGAACACGTTTCGACGCACGGGAAACGCAACCCGAAGTGGACAAAATGGGAACCAAACTTGGAGAGCTGTGAGTCGAACAAACCCAAACAGTGGAGAGTTTCGGTTTAGTCTGGAAATCCATATAAATCATGAGAGTAGAGAAATTGAAATTCATGGCGAAGATCAGACAGGCATTCCACTTTCAGATTTTGGCAGGGATCGTACTACAAACAGGCAACAGAGGTCAGCCAGTCCTGTGGCTAGGCGAACGCGAAGCCAAACCTCCATGAATCACAGTGGTAGTAGCTCCAACATCCCAAGGACTAGGCTCGGTTCAAGGGGGCAGAATTCAGCAGAAGGATCTTTCTCAACATTGGGAAGATTAAGAAATGGCATTGGGGGAGCAGTTGGCGTTCCTAGAACGAGAGCTCCGCGTGCTGATTTCGGTAGTCATGCAAACCAGTTGGGTGGTAGTGAactcaggcagagggaggggcaacGGTTTGGAGCAGCACATGTTTGGGAAAATGGGGCTAGAACTAATGTTACAGTGAGGAATACAAACCAAAGATTAGAGCCAATAAGATTACGGTCTGCTTTCAGTAGTCGAAGCCGCTCACCAATTCAGAGACAAAGTGGCACTGTTTATCGTAACTCACAGAGAGAAAGTAGACCTTTACAGCAAAACGTCAGAAGGTCTGTTAGGAGGAGAGGTATAACGCGTGTCTTTTTAGAGCAGGATAGGGAACGTAGAGGTACTGCCTATGCTCCATTCTCTAACTCAAGACTTGTGTCAAGAATAACagtagaggaaggagaagaatctAGCAGATCTTCAACTGCTACACGACGACATCCAACAATCACACTGGACCTCCAAGTGAGAAGGATTCGTCCTGGAGAAAACAGAGATCGGGATAGTATTGCAAGTCGAACTCGATCTAGGGTAGGGCTAGCGGAAAATACAGTCACTATCGAAAGCAATAGTGGGGGCTTTCGCCGAACTATTTCTCGTTTAGAGCGGTCAGGTGTTCAGACCTATGTTAGTACTATCACAGTTCCTCTTCGGAGGATTTCTGAGAATGAGCTTGTGGAACCGTCATCAGTGGCTCTTCGGTCCATTTTAAGGCAGATCATGACTGGATTTGGAGAATTGAGTTCTTTAATGGAGGCCGAATCTGAGTCAGAGGTTCCGAGACATGGTCAGCATTTACCAGAGAGGCACTCAGATCTGAGCACCGTAGGTGCAGTTAATGACATCAGCCAGCACAGTGAAGGTTCCTCTCAAAACAGGCGGGCCCGAGAAGACAGCTCTGAAATGCGTGGTGGAAACGAGACTCCCCAGCCTCCCGCCCGAAACAGTGATAGCAGAGGTGGCCGGCAGTCGCGAAATTCAAATAACTTAGTTGAAACTGGAACACTACCTATCCTTCgccttgctcatttctttttactaaaTGAAGGTGATGACGAGGATCACATACGTGGTTTAACCAAAGAGCAGATTGACAATCTTTCCACCCGGAACTATGAGCATAGCAGTATCGATAGTGACCTAGGCAAAATCTGTAGTGTTTGCATCAGTGACTATGTGACTGGAAACAAGCTCAGGCAATTACCTTGCATGCACGAATTTCACATTCATTGTATTGACCGCTGGCTCTCAGAGAATTGCACTTGCCCCATCTGTCGGCAGCCTGTTCTAGGGTCCAGCATAGCAAACAATGGGTGA